From a region of the Methanoculleus receptaculi genome:
- the sepS gene encoding O-phosphoserine--tRNA ligase, translated as MRFDVEEFKKRAREDFEHAWYEGPSVLTPPWVSGRYPRLRYSRAREHPIFDIVERLRETYLAMGFDEAMNPLIVEESDIYRQFGPEAMAVLDRVFYLGGLPRPNVGIARKQIEEIEAILGRALTAGTEERLRETLHGYKKGKIDGDELVHELAAVLEADDAAVVHILDAVFPEFRDLAPESSRNTLRSHMTSGWFLTLSSIWDRQRLPLRLFSVDRCFRREQEEGPTRLMAYHSASCVVAGEDVTLEEGKAVSEALLSAFGFTEFRFQPDEKRSKYYMPGTQTEVYARHPSLGWVEVATFGLYSPSALAEYGIGVPVMNLGLGVERLAMIVYQSNDIRQLTYPQFFPQAISDREIAGAIHLREEPASVAGRRMAEGIRATAVEHAAAPGPCAFVAWSGEIAGREVEVVVEETESNTKLCGPACLNEVFVHNGSVLGVPDTAKWATVRQEGVSTGITYLDAVAGLAAARIEEAARCGEEVRVQVKMAKLPSDVNLRIEDYVMRYITDHNKKVDLRGPVFLTVRSVIRKPEV; from the coding sequence ATGAGATTTGATGTGGAAGAGTTCAAAAAGAGGGCTAGAGAGGACTTCGAGCACGCCTGGTATGAGGGGCCGTCTGTCCTGACGCCGCCGTGGGTCTCGGGCCGCTATCCCCGGCTTCGCTACTCCCGGGCGAGGGAGCACCCGATCTTCGATATTGTGGAGCGGCTTCGCGAGACATATCTCGCGATGGGGTTTGACGAGGCGATGAACCCCCTGATCGTCGAAGAGTCTGATATATACCGGCAGTTCGGTCCTGAAGCAATGGCCGTCCTTGACCGGGTCTTCTACCTCGGCGGTCTGCCCCGGCCGAACGTCGGGATCGCAAGAAAGCAGATCGAGGAGATCGAGGCTATCCTTGGCCGTGCGCTCACTGCCGGAACCGAGGAGAGGCTCCGTGAGACCCTCCACGGCTATAAGAAAGGAAAGATCGACGGTGACGAGTTGGTGCACGAACTTGCGGCCGTGCTCGAGGCCGATGATGCTGCCGTGGTGCATATCCTTGATGCGGTCTTTCCGGAGTTCCGCGACCTTGCTCCGGAGTCGTCGCGCAACACCCTGCGCAGCCACATGACGAGCGGCTGGTTCCTGACGCTCTCCTCTATCTGGGACAGGCAGCGGCTGCCCCTCAGGCTCTTCTCGGTGGACCGGTGTTTCCGGAGGGAGCAGGAGGAGGGGCCAACCCGCCTGATGGCCTATCACTCGGCCTCGTGTGTCGTTGCCGGGGAGGATGTCACCCTTGAGGAGGGGAAAGCCGTCAGCGAGGCGCTTCTTTCGGCGTTCGGGTTCACTGAATTCAGGTTCCAGCCCGACGAGAAGCGGTCGAAGTACTACATGCCTGGAACGCAGACGGAGGTCTATGCACGCCATCCCTCGCTCGGGTGGGTGGAGGTCGCTACGTTTGGTCTCTACTCCCCGTCGGCGCTCGCGGAGTACGGGATCGGAGTGCCGGTGATGAACCTGGGTCTTGGGGTGGAGCGTCTTGCGATGATCGTCTACCAGTCAAACGATATCCGCCAGTTGACCTACCCGCAGTTCTTCCCGCAGGCGATCTCCGACCGCGAGATCGCCGGTGCAATCCACCTCCGTGAAGAACCGGCATCGGTTGCCGGGCGACGTATGGCAGAGGGTATCCGGGCCACTGCTGTGGAGCACGCCGCCGCCCCCGGGCCGTGTGCGTTTGTTGCCTGGAGTGGCGAGATCGCGGGACGGGAGGTTGAAGTGGTGGTCGAGGAGACTGAGTCCAACACGAAACTCTGCGGTCCTGCCTGCTTAAACGAGGTCTTTGTCCATAACGGTTCGGTGCTCGGTGTACCCGATACAGCGAAGTGGGCAACCGTCCGCCAGGAGGGCGTCTCCACCGGGATCACCTACCTGGACGCTGTGGCCGGGCTTGCAGCCGCCAGGATCGAGGAGGCGGCGAGGTGCGGGGAGGAGGTTCGTGTCCAGGTGAAGATGGCAAAACTCCCCTCTGATGTCAACCTGCGTATCGAGGACTACGTGATGCGCTACATCACCGACCACAATAAAAAAGTGGATCTCCGCGGTCCGGTCTTTCTGACGGTCAGGTCGGTCATCCGGAAGCCGGAGGTTTGA
- a CDS encoding SufB/SufD family protein: MEHLSEKDRERLALTGLEVEMRNRCGSFFQIDQNVVQTTCMAEGVEMLPIKAALEKYDWVKDYYWKAVPRDKDKYTRYVADQETPQGLVVIAHPGTKIEMPLQACLFLREGPVQHVHNIFIAQEDSEIHIISGCASSWQKEHGAHIGVTEIYVGKGAKVTSTMIHNWNRGIAVFPRSATIVEEGGLFLSNYVCMQPVRKVSMYPTASLVGENAVARFSSIVVATPGSTLDLGSRAILGAEDTSAELVTRAITTGGTIISRGHILGAKDNTRGHIECRGLILKDGIIHAIPEIEGTITGTELSHEAAVGKIARHEIEYLMARGLSEEEATATIIRGFLDVKISGLPAVLQAQIDAAIDKAESGF; encoded by the coding sequence ATGGAACACCTCTCAGAGAAGGACCGGGAGCGTCTTGCCCTTACCGGTCTCGAAGTGGAGATGCGGAATCGCTGCGGGAGTTTCTTCCAGATCGACCAGAACGTTGTCCAGACCACATGCATGGCAGAGGGTGTCGAGATGCTCCCCATCAAGGCCGCTCTCGAGAAGTATGACTGGGTAAAGGACTACTACTGGAAGGCCGTCCCGAGAGACAAGGATAAATACACCCGCTACGTGGCAGACCAGGAGACCCCCCAGGGTCTCGTTGTCATCGCCCATCCCGGCACAAAGATCGAGATGCCCCTCCAGGCATGCCTCTTCCTCCGGGAGGGCCCGGTGCAGCACGTCCACAACATATTTATAGCGCAGGAGGACTCCGAGATCCACATCATCTCCGGTTGCGCGAGTTCCTGGCAGAAAGAGCATGGAGCGCATATCGGTGTGACCGAGATCTACGTCGGCAAAGGCGCAAAGGTGACATCCACCATGATCCACAACTGGAACCGGGGGATCGCCGTCTTCCCGAGGAGCGCCACAATAGTCGAGGAGGGAGGGTTGTTCCTCTCGAACTACGTCTGCATGCAGCCGGTCAGGAAGGTCAGCATGTACCCCACGGCCAGCCTGGTCGGAGAGAACGCTGTGGCCCGGTTTTCGAGCATCGTGGTTGCGACACCGGGCTCAACCCTGGATCTCGGCTCCCGCGCGATCCTCGGCGCCGAAGATACAAGCGCCGAACTCGTCACCCGGGCGATCACCACCGGCGGCACCATCATCTCCCGCGGGCATATCCTTGGCGCGAAGGACAACACCCGTGGCCACATAGAGTGCAGGGGCCTGATCCTGAAGGACGGCATCATCCATGCCATCCCCGAGATCGAGGGGACGATCACGGGCACCGAACTCTCGCACGAGGCCGCGGTGGGAAAGATTGCCCGCCACGAGATCGAGTACCTGATGGCACGCGGCCTCTCAGAAGAGGAGGCCACCGCAACCATCATACGGGGATTCCTGGACGTGAAGATCAGCGGTCTCCCTGCCGTCCTGCAGGCCCAGATCGACGCCGCAATTGACAAAGCCGAATCGGGCTTCTAA
- the twy1 gene encoding 4-demethylwyosine synthase TYW1, translating into MHSEACNLLRRQGYQFITPASSAAVKPCMWCKRALKGGEMCYKAQFYGIESHRCVQMTPTLRCNQRCLFCWRSFEHEVVEEEECPPEVIIANLRRAQKRALAGYKVSPHVTPERFAEALNPTMVAISLSGEPTCYSRLPELVDGLNREGYTTFLVSNGTRPEVLVRCRPYQTYVSLDAPDRETYLRLCRPEEDYWDLVLESLAGLAGRRSAIRTTLVRGYNDFSPERYAAIYQDSGARFVEVKGYMYLGYSRNRLLREQMPEHAEIREFSEMVSQHSDYFIKDESPLSRVVCLERDV; encoded by the coding sequence ATGCACTCAGAAGCATGTAACCTCCTGCGCAGACAGGGCTACCAGTTCATCACCCCGGCCTCCTCGGCGGCCGTGAAACCATGTATGTGGTGCAAGCGGGCGCTAAAAGGCGGGGAGATGTGCTACAAGGCGCAGTTCTACGGCATTGAGAGCCATCGTTGTGTCCAGATGACCCCTACCCTGCGGTGCAACCAGCGATGCCTCTTCTGCTGGCGGTCGTTTGAGCACGAGGTCGTGGAGGAGGAGGAGTGTCCGCCGGAGGTCATCATCGCAAACCTCCGGCGCGCCCAGAAGAGAGCCCTCGCGGGATACAAGGTATCGCCCCATGTCACGCCGGAACGGTTCGCCGAGGCCCTGAATCCCACGATGGTCGCGATATCCCTCTCAGGGGAGCCGACCTGCTACTCACGTCTCCCCGAACTGGTGGACGGTCTCAACAGGGAAGGCTACACAACCTTCCTGGTCTCAAACGGCACCAGGCCGGAGGTTCTCGTCCGGTGCCGGCCATACCAGACCTATGTCTCCCTGGACGCTCCCGACCGGGAGACCTACCTGCGCCTCTGTCGACCAGAGGAGGATTACTGGGACCTGGTGCTGGAGAGCCTTGCAGGGCTTGCCGGGCGGCGGTCGGCCATCCGCACCACCCTGGTTCGCGGTTACAACGACTTCTCTCCGGAGCGTTACGCGGCGATCTACCAGGATTCCGGTGCCAGGTTTGTGGAGGTAAAGGGTTATATGTATCTTGGGTACAGTAGAAACCGATTGCTGAGGGAGCAGATGCCGGAACACGCTGAGATCCGGGAATTTTCAGAGATGGTTTCGCAGCACTCGGACTATTTCATTAAAGATGAGAGCCCGCTTTCCCGTGTTGTCTGCCTGGAGAGAGATGTATGA
- a CDS encoding OmpH family outer membrane protein → MRKRILFLFLLAAAIGGACLGFFLRPEFVPPAIVPLEGASLNQTPVYTLLFEGGMETIRIDPDPAVYAGAKAADRSLHLYTDMPEEEWIPIYYLAFINEPHQEPFYADLLGALREIRDRRGLDDDRYLELIAVFVQSIPYETDASVSEPKFPIETFVDAAGDCDDKSLLLAGLLAREGYGVSLLYFGGETHMAVGVKSAGCGYRNTSFAYIETTNVSYVGIPPATLSGGATLSSDPLVIPVGQGERSYTACNQVQTIERALSALRDRAAVLETELEARGREIEAMRDALDALGARMTSLLRAGDISEYNRLVQDYNRMAGDYNQAVDAYNALLDEAERVVDLHNDLAAGAHDRPASYLVARAYLSG, encoded by the coding sequence ATGAGAAAGCGGATTCTCTTCCTGTTTCTCCTGGCCGCCGCAATCGGCGGAGCGTGTCTCGGGTTTTTCCTCCGTCCGGAGTTCGTCCCGCCGGCGATCGTCCCCCTGGAGGGTGCGAGCCTCAACCAGACGCCGGTCTATACACTCCTCTTCGAGGGCGGGATGGAGACGATCCGCATCGACCCCGACCCGGCGGTCTACGCCGGTGCGAAAGCGGCAGACAGGAGCCTTCACCTCTACACAGATATGCCGGAAGAAGAGTGGATCCCGATCTACTACCTGGCGTTCATAAACGAGCCCCACCAGGAACCCTTCTATGCGGACCTGCTCGGCGCCCTTCGCGAGATCCGTGACCGGAGAGGGCTCGATGACGACCGTTACCTCGAACTGATCGCCGTATTCGTGCAGTCTATCCCGTATGAGACCGACGCCTCGGTGAGCGAACCAAAGTTCCCGATCGAGACCTTCGTGGACGCTGCTGGAGACTGTGACGACAAAAGCCTCCTTCTCGCAGGTCTCCTCGCGCGGGAGGGCTACGGTGTTTCGCTCCTCTACTTTGGAGGCGAAACCCACATGGCTGTCGGGGTGAAGAGCGCAGGCTGCGGCTACCGCAACACCTCTTTTGCCTACATCGAGACCACAAACGTAAGTTATGTCGGAATCCCGCCTGCAACGCTCTCGGGCGGCGCGACCCTCTCCTCCGATCCGCTGGTGATCCCGGTCGGGCAGGGTGAGCGCAGCTACACCGCCTGCAACCAGGTTCAGACGATTGAGCGCGCGCTCTCCGCATTACGCGACCGTGCCGCGGTTCTCGAGACGGAACTTGAGGCACGCGGCCGGGAGATCGAGGCGATGCGCGATGCCCTCGACGCCCTGGGTGCCCGGATGACGTCCCTCCTGCGTGCGGGCGATATCAGTGAGTACAACCGCCTCGTCCAGGACTACAACAGGATGGCCGGGGACTACAACCAGGCTGTAGACGCTTACAACGCCCTTCTCGATGAGGCTGAAAGGGTTGTCGACCTCCACAACGACCTGGCCGCCGGTGCTCATGACCGGCCCGCCTCATACCTCGTGGCGCGGGCCTATCTCTCCGGGTGA
- a CDS encoding helix-turn-helix transcriptional regulator: protein MKTRIKEFRAKAGMTQEELARQVGVRRETIVFLEKGKYNPSLKLAYRVAKALDSTIEEVFIFDEEDLA from the coding sequence GTGAAGACCCGGATCAAAGAATTTCGGGCGAAGGCCGGGATGACCCAGGAGGAACTGGCCAGGCAGGTGGGCGTCCGGCGGGAGACGATAGTCTTCCTTGAGAAGGGGAAGTACAACCCCTCCCTGAAACTTGCCTACAGGGTGGCAAAGGCGCTCGACTCCACCATCGAGGAGGTCTTCATCTTTGATGAGGAGGATCTGGCATGA
- a CDS encoding HAD hydrolase-like protein: MKGILVRTGKYREEAVRRSGITPDLVIDSLADLPDHI, translated from the coding sequence ATGAAGGGCATACTTGTGAGAACCGGGAAATACCGCGAAGAGGCCGTCCGCCGCTCAGGCATCACCCCGGACCTGGTCATCGACTCGCTTGCAGACCTTCCCGATCATATATGA
- a CDS encoding HAD family hydrolase: MNIGAVLIDIDGVLHAGDRQVAGADRALRELDRRGIPYRFVSSTTRSSRHSVVQRLHRPGYEIPEPWIVTAAVAAAVHLRESGRTRCCLLTTPDARTDLEESGISVVDEGADAVVVGDAGGALTCERLNRAFRLLMEGADVIALENDRYWMGGDGLMLSAGPVVAVLEYAAGIEAEVIGKPSPAFFQRALQGIGARPLETAMRSSPISVVRVAAV, encoded by the coding sequence ATGAATATTGGAGCAGTCCTGATCGATATCGATGGCGTTCTCCACGCAGGTGACCGGCAGGTCGCGGGAGCGGACCGGGCGCTCCGGGAACTCGACCGGCGCGGGATACCCTACCGGTTTGTCTCCAGCACAACCCGTAGTTCCAGGCATTCGGTTGTGCAGCGTCTGCATCGCCCCGGTTATGAGATCCCGGAACCCTGGATCGTCACCGCCGCGGTTGCGGCCGCCGTACACCTCCGGGAGAGCGGGCGGACGCGGTGCTGCCTTCTGACCACCCCGGATGCCCGGACGGACCTTGAGGAGAGCGGGATCTCGGTCGTGGATGAGGGTGCCGATGCGGTCGTGGTCGGCGACGCGGGCGGCGCTCTCACCTGCGAGCGGTTGAACCGTGCGTTCAGGCTCCTGATGGAGGGGGCGGACGTTATTGCCCTCGAGAACGACCGTTACTGGATGGGGGGAGACGGACTGATGCTTTCGGCCGGCCCGGTAGTGGCCGTGCTCGAGTATGCCGCCGGAATAGAGGCTGAAGTGATAGGGAAACCCTCGCCGGCGTTCTTCCAGCGGGCGCTTCAGGGTATCGGGGCGCGCCCTCTGGAGACGGCGATGAGATCGTCACCGATATCGGTGGTGCGCGTGGCTGCGGTATGA
- the prf1 gene encoding peptide chain release factor aRF-1: MEETQEMETARKRYEFKKTLERLAEKEGSGTELITLYIPPDKQISDVTAQLRDEFGQCSNIKSKQTRTNVQSAISSILSRLKYYKRPPENGLAIFCGTINVGGDRTDLQCEIIEPPEPLNTYMYRCSSTFELEPLQQMLEEKEVYGLIVIDRREAYIGFLRGNRIEPVRGVTSTVPGKQRKGGQSSVRFQRLRLIAINEFYTKVGDLASEVFLGEKDFFERFKGVLIGGPTPTKEEFEAGGYLHHEVQKRIIGLFDVSYTNESGLAELVENAADALKGLEVIKEKTVMNRFLQELVKDDGAAAYGEESVRKNLELGAVDTLLLSDKLRRARLKLACPNCDYTEERTVSVEPGKHIKDLDLGTCPNDTSPLYVAEESDIIDELTALADQSNTTVKIISDDFEEGSMLYNAFGGIAAILRYRTGY; encoded by the coding sequence ATGGAAGAGACGCAAGAGATGGAAACCGCGCGAAAGCGCTACGAATTTAAAAAGACGCTTGAGAGGCTTGCGGAGAAGGAGGGGAGCGGCACCGAGCTTATCACACTATACATACCGCCGGATAAGCAGATATCCGATGTGACCGCCCAGCTCCGCGACGAGTTCGGGCAGTGCTCAAACATCAAGAGCAAACAGACCCGGACAAACGTCCAGAGTGCAATATCCTCCATCCTCTCCCGCCTGAAGTACTACAAGCGCCCGCCGGAGAACGGCCTGGCGATCTTCTGCGGCACTATAAACGTCGGTGGCGACCGCACGGATCTCCAGTGCGAGATAATCGAACCGCCCGAACCGCTCAACACCTACATGTACCGCTGCAGTTCCACGTTCGAACTCGAACCCCTGCAGCAGATGCTGGAGGAGAAGGAGGTCTACGGCCTTATAGTCATCGACCGGCGAGAGGCTTACATTGGTTTCCTGCGGGGCAACCGGATCGAACCTGTCCGCGGCGTCACCTCGACCGTGCCTGGCAAACAGAGAAAAGGAGGTCAGTCGAGTGTCCGGTTCCAGCGGCTGCGGTTGATTGCCATAAATGAGTTCTACACGAAGGTTGGTGATCTCGCGAGTGAGGTATTTCTTGGAGAGAAGGATTTCTTCGAGAGGTTCAAGGGTGTCCTGATCGGCGGCCCGACCCCGACAAAGGAGGAGTTTGAAGCCGGTGGCTACCTGCATCACGAGGTGCAAAAACGGATCATCGGGCTGTTTGACGTCTCCTACACAAACGAGTCAGGGCTTGCTGAACTCGTCGAGAACGCAGCGGATGCACTTAAAGGTCTTGAAGTCATCAAGGAGAAGACGGTGATGAACCGGTTCCTCCAGGAACTGGTAAAGGATGACGGAGCGGCTGCTTACGGTGAGGAGAGCGTACGTAAGAACCTGGAGCTTGGTGCCGTCGATACCCTCCTCCTCTCCGATAAACTTCGGCGAGCAAGACTGAAACTTGCCTGCCCCAACTGTGATTACACCGAGGAGCGAACGGTCAGCGTCGAGCCTGGCAAACATATCAAGGATCTCGACCTCGGAACCTGTCCAAACGACACCTCGCCGCTCTATGTGGCCGAGGAGAGCGACATCATCGATGAACTGACCGCGCTTGCTGACCAGAGCAACACGACGGTCAAGATCATCTCGGATGATTTTGAGGAGGGCTCGATGCTCTACAATGCGTTCGGCGGAATCGCTGCAATTCTGCGTTACAGGACCGGCTACTGA
- the argS gene encoding arginine--tRNA ligase has translation MYQEKYHHIERMLRACTGEEDVLLTAGGDHADLASTVAFKLAKKEKRPPQEIAADIAKKLGRNPELGDIQVEAAGPYLNFRFGPTLLAEAVREAVEPGYGSRPRRSSRVVLEHTSANPNGPLHVGHIRNTVIGDSLVRAFRKAGYPLEAQYYLNDMGRQIAIVSWGFDHLDIHRGEGEKEDHYVARVYIAANREIEKNPEITHEIDLLMQKVERGDPVTVKKFRSAVSLCLEGIRATLAALNAYHDRFVWESDFVRIGDVDRVIERVRRLPQAVEDETLWVDLSEFGFEKRYILRRSDGTSVYSTRDLAYHIWKGRNYDRLIDVLGADHKLIGAQLQATLKLLGEKPPEIVFFEFVSLPEGSMSTRAGKFVSADELIEEVAAKAFEEVTARRPELPEGERCSIAKSVAIAAVRYDIVKVSPEKSTVFNWKEALDFERQSGPYIQYAHARACSILEKAGGFEPAYHYETDHEIALARHLARFPAVIEQVVAELRPHLLAAYARDLADLFNAFYHYDPVLKSEGETRNSRLTLVDAVRNTLKESLETLGIDALRSM, from the coding sequence ATGTATCAGGAGAAATACCACCATATTGAACGCATGCTCAGGGCATGCACCGGTGAGGAGGACGTCCTCCTCACCGCCGGAGGGGATCACGCCGATCTTGCCTCCACGGTAGCGTTTAAGCTTGCAAAGAAGGAGAAGCGGCCGCCGCAGGAGATCGCCGCCGATATCGCAAAGAAACTGGGGAGAAACCCGGAACTCGGCGATATCCAGGTTGAGGCGGCCGGGCCCTATCTCAACTTCCGCTTCGGGCCGACACTCCTTGCGGAGGCGGTCAGGGAGGCGGTCGAACCCGGTTACGGAAGCCGCCCCCGCCGTTCCAGCCGGGTCGTGCTCGAACATACGAGCGCGAACCCGAACGGCCCGCTTCACGTCGGCCATATCCGCAACACTGTCATCGGGGACAGTCTGGTCCGGGCGTTCCGGAAGGCCGGCTACCCGCTTGAGGCTCAGTACTACTTAAATGATATGGGTCGCCAGATCGCCATCGTCTCCTGGGGTTTCGATCACCTCGACATCCACCGTGGGGAGGGCGAGAAGGAGGACCATTACGTTGCCCGTGTCTATATAGCGGCGAACCGCGAGATCGAGAAGAATCCGGAGATCACCCACGAGATCGACCTTCTCATGCAGAAGGTGGAGCGCGGCGACCCCGTGACCGTCAAGAAGTTCCGGAGTGCGGTCTCTCTCTGTCTTGAGGGAATCAGGGCGACCCTCGCCGCCTTAAACGCCTATCATGACCGGTTTGTCTGGGAGAGCGATTTTGTCCGGATCGGTGACGTGGACAGGGTCATCGAACGTGTCCGGCGGTTGCCGCAGGCCGTGGAAGATGAGACCCTCTGGGTTGACCTATCTGAGTTTGGTTTTGAGAAGAGGTACATCCTCCGGCGCAGCGACGGCACATCGGTCTACAGCACCCGGGATCTCGCCTACCACATATGGAAAGGGCGTAACTATGATCGGTTGATCGACGTGCTCGGGGCGGACCATAAACTGATCGGTGCCCAGCTCCAGGCCACCCTGAAACTTCTGGGTGAGAAACCCCCGGAGATCGTCTTCTTTGAGTTTGTCTCACTCCCCGAAGGCTCGATGAGCACCAGGGCAGGCAAGTTCGTCTCGGCGGACGAACTGATCGAGGAGGTTGCCGCGAAGGCGTTCGAGGAGGTGACCGCCCGCCGGCCGGAACTCCCCGAAGGGGAGCGGTGCTCGATCGCAAAGTCGGTCGCCATCGCTGCCGTCCGCTACGATATCGTGAAGGTCTCCCCGGAGAAGAGCACGGTCTTTAACTGGAAGGAGGCGCTTGACTTCGAGCGGCAGAGCGGCCCATACATCCAGTACGCCCATGCCCGTGCATGCAGCATACTGGAGAAGGCCGGGGGGTTCGAGCCGGCGTATCACTACGAGACCGACCACGAGATCGCGCTTGCCAGACACCTGGCCAGGTTCCCGGCCGTTATTGAGCAGGTTGTGGCGGAGCTCCGGCCGCACCTCCTCGCTGCTTACGCTCGCGACCTCGCTGACCTCTTCAACGCCTTCTACCACTATGACCCGGTCTTGAAGAGCGAGGGTGAGACCCGCAACAGCCGTCTTACACTCGTGGACGCGGTCAGGAACACCTTGAAGGAATCACTTGAGACCCTCGGGATCGATGCACTCAGAAGCATGTAA
- a CDS encoding ABC transporter ATP-binding protein, with protein MLDISDLHVEVDGTEVLHDINLHIGWGETHVLMGPNGSGKSTLLKTIMGFGGYTITSGSIVFKGQDITRMPIHERAHLGIGMMFQNPPAISGLKLGKLLTAVSGLKEDEIEALARSVNMGQFLSRDINVGFSGGEIKRSEVLQLKVQQPDFLMLDEPESGVDLENMNLMGREIATLLEKDVRIVNRRRSGLIITHTGYILDYVDADQGHVIIEGQIRCHGNPREILRLVKEKGYGECLRCKQIT; from the coding sequence ATGCTGGATATCAGTGATTTGCATGTGGAAGTTGATGGCACCGAAGTGCTCCACGACATCAACCTCCATATCGGGTGGGGGGAGACCCACGTTCTGATGGGCCCAAACGGCTCAGGGAAGAGCACGCTGCTCAAGACCATCATGGGGTTTGGCGGTTACACCATCACATCCGGTTCAATCGTCTTTAAAGGGCAGGACATTACCCGGATGCCGATCCATGAGCGCGCCCATCTCGGTATAGGCATGATGTTTCAGAACCCGCCAGCGATCTCAGGGCTGAAACTCGGGAAACTGCTTACTGCCGTCTCCGGGCTGAAAGAGGACGAAATCGAGGCATTGGCCCGGTCGGTCAATATGGGGCAGTTCCTCAGCCGGGATATCAACGTCGGCTTCTCCGGCGGCGAGATCAAGCGGAGCGAGGTCCTCCAGCTGAAGGTCCAGCAGCCTGATTTCCTGATGCTGGACGAACCCGAGAGCGGTGTTGACCTGGAGAACATGAACCTCATGGGCAGGGAGATCGCCACCCTGCTTGAGAAGGATGTCCGTATCGTCAACCGGCGCCGGAGCGGCCTGATAATCACCCACACCGGCTACATACTCGATTACGTCGATGCCGACCAGGGTCATGTGATAATCGAAGGACAGATCAGGTGCCACGGAAACCCGCGCGAGATCCTGCGCCTTGTCAAAGAGAAAGGATACGGAGAGTGCCTGCGTTGCAAACAGATAACATAA
- a CDS encoding ribonuclease H-like domain-containing protein: MRDLQKGHLHHSGDQEARRFRANLIERCRGLAIEDVFNGREVRCSGGRCYVIDHRSPIFLAVRDRERAAAAILGDLSLIQGIGPTTRQRLEERGYRTVPDLLGHPRYHQDASRLLDLVARGETRELVNWIERRHRQSDPLLLEASRFHAPEDFLFLDIETLGLSSRPIILIGLGRAERGSIVVRQHLVRSIKEETAALTAILPDLEAERAALVTFNGRAFDLPYIRDRLARHGVPATLDLPHFDVLRFARRCWGGRLPSCRLGSLETAVLHITRTDDLPSAMVPEFYETYMRTGNPGPLIPIVEHNRQDIISLARLFALLRGDDRTAATREAPTPEMGDEMGEIKPQS; the protein is encoded by the coding sequence GTGCGGGATCTCCAGAAGGGGCATCTTCACCACTCCGGCGACCAGGAGGCCCGCAGGTTCCGGGCCAATCTCATCGAGAGGTGCCGGGGCCTGGCGATCGAGGACGTCTTCAACGGCCGGGAGGTGAGGTGCTCAGGCGGGAGGTGCTACGTCATAGACCACCGGAGCCCGATCTTCCTGGCCGTTCGCGACCGCGAACGCGCGGCGGCAGCCATCCTGGGCGATCTCAGCCTGATCCAGGGTATCGGCCCGACAACCCGGCAGCGGCTGGAAGAGCGCGGTTACCGCACCGTCCCTGACCTGCTGGGACACCCCCGTTACCATCAGGATGCCAGCCGGCTCCTCGATCTGGTGGCAAGGGGAGAGACGCGGGAACTCGTGAACTGGATTGAACGGCGGCACCGGCAGAGCGATCCGCTCCTCCTCGAGGCCAGCAGGTTTCACGCCCCGGAAGATTTCCTCTTCCTGGATATCGAGACGCTGGGGCTCTCCTCCAGGCCGATCATCCTGATAGGCCTGGGCCGGGCGGAAAGAGGTTCTATCGTCGTCCGCCAGCACCTCGTCAGGTCGATCAAGGAAGAGACAGCGGCGCTGACCGCCATCCTCCCCGACCTGGAGGCGGAAAGAGCCGCCCTCGTCACCTTCAACGGCCGGGCTTTTGACCTCCCCTACATCCGGGATCGACTCGCCCGGCACGGTGTCCCGGCAACCCTCGACCTCCCCCACTTTGACGTTCTCCGGTTTGCACGCCGGTGCTGGGGAGGCCGCTTGCCATCCTGCCGTCTCGGCAGTCTTGAGACGGCGGTCCTCCACATAACCCGGACAGACGATCTCCCGAGCGCGATGGTTCCAGAGTTCTACGAGACCTACATGCGAACAGGTAACCCCGGCCCGCTCATCCCGATCGTAGAGCATAACAGGCAGGATATCATCTCTCTTGCCAGGCTGTTTGCGCTTCTCCGGGGAGATGACAGGACTGCAGCAACCAGAGAAGCGCCTACACCAGAAATGGGGGATGAGATGGGTGAGATAAAGCCGCAATCGTGA